In Providencia rettgeri, the following proteins share a genomic window:
- the miaE gene encoding tRNA isopentenyl-2-thiomethyl-A-37 hydroxylase MiaE: MDEYAQLLAPIRQFLQCETPDAWVKKASLPENLPIILKDHLLCELKAAQSAMFLIRKYAVDKDSAAVLLEWFKPYESFAYDRVGDIHTLRNKNQVSKQILAKKQSPYSQDLIDKMVLLIKEELHHFYQVLEIMHERNIPYDGITAGRYAKGLLSHVDPHDPKTLVDKLIIGAYIEARSCERFAKLAPFLDEQLANFYISLLRSEARHYQDYLHLAQLISKQDITERVNYFGIIEAELISTPDDDFKFHSGVPIN; the protein is encoded by the coding sequence ATGGATGAGTATGCACAGTTACTCGCACCAATCAGGCAGTTTCTGCAATGTGAAACGCCTGATGCGTGGGTAAAAAAAGCGAGTTTGCCTGAAAACTTGCCCATTATCTTAAAAGACCATTTATTATGCGAGTTAAAGGCCGCGCAAAGTGCGATGTTTTTAATTCGCAAGTATGCTGTCGATAAAGACAGTGCTGCAGTGCTACTTGAATGGTTTAAACCTTATGAATCATTTGCTTATGATAGGGTTGGTGACATCCATACATTAAGAAACAAAAATCAGGTTTCTAAACAAATATTGGCAAAAAAACAATCACCTTATAGTCAAGATTTAATTGATAAAATGGTCCTGCTAATCAAAGAGGAACTTCATCATTTTTACCAAGTTCTAGAGATTATGCATGAACGTAATATTCCATACGATGGCATCACTGCAGGCCGTTATGCTAAAGGGTTGTTGAGCCATGTCGACCCCCATGATCCAAAAACCTTAGTTGATAAACTAATTATTGGAGCTTATATCGAAGCACGTTCTTGTGAGCGTTTTGCTAAATTAGCCCCATTTCTTGATGAGCAGCTTGCAAATTTTTATATTTCATTATTACGCTCAGAAGCTCGCCACTATCAAGATTATTTGCACTTAGCACAATTAATTAGCAAACAAGATATTACTGAACGAGTTAATTATTTTGGCATTATTGAAGCTGAATTAATTTCAACACCGGATGACGATTTTAAATTTCACAGTGGTGTTCCCATTAATTAA
- the nlpD gene encoding murein hydrolase activator NlpD has product MKIVSPISRIRWAVIFSFSGALLAGCSTPYHTAAPISSVNDSQSSQPTVQRTTPASSPNTGMSTAMPSSRPNLSSNTNTQPVSRSSAPVTTNGEGRIVYNRDYGSIPKGSYSGNSYTVQRGDTLFYIAYLTGNDFRELASRNNIPEPYSLNVGQVINIGNTNVNSNTQLAANSSNSHQQAVDLRTTNEYPANSGGQNSGKMLPNNKKPATQASTTTTTSTTTASTAVSSTNNSSIKWRWPAEGKMIEGFSDAQGGNKGVDIAGSRGQAVLAAAPGKVVYAGNALRGYGNLIIIKHNDDYLSAYAHNDTLLVRDQQDVTAGQKIATMGSTGTSSVRLHFEIRYKGKSVNPLRYLPQR; this is encoded by the coding sequence ATGAAAATTGTTAGCCCTATAAGCAGAATTCGATGGGCCGTCATCTTTTCATTTAGCGGAGCGCTATTGGCAGGTTGTTCTACACCGTATCATACAGCAGCACCTATTTCGAGTGTGAATGATAGCCAATCTAGCCAGCCAACGGTGCAAAGGACGACACCGGCCTCGTCACCAAATACGGGTATGAGCACGGCAATGCCATCGTCTCGTCCAAATTTATCAAGTAATACAAATACTCAGCCTGTAAGCCGCAGTTCAGCACCGGTAACAACTAATGGTGAAGGGCGCATAGTATACAACCGTGACTATGGCAGTATTCCAAAAGGCAGTTATAGCGGTAATAGTTATACGGTCCAGCGTGGTGATACATTATTCTATATTGCATACTTAACCGGTAATGATTTCCGTGAGTTAGCATCGAGAAACAATATTCCAGAACCTTACAGTCTAAATGTAGGGCAGGTTATTAATATTGGTAACACAAATGTGAACTCGAACACTCAATTAGCGGCAAATTCATCAAATAGTCATCAGCAAGCGGTTGATCTTCGAACAACTAATGAGTATCCTGCAAACAGTGGTGGTCAAAATTCAGGTAAGATGTTGCCTAATAATAAGAAACCTGCGACACAGGCTTCAACGACAACAACAACCTCGACAACAACCGCTTCTACTGCAGTCAGCAGTACAAATAATTCGTCAATAAAATGGCGTTGGCCAGCAGAAGGGAAAATGATTGAAGGTTTCTCTGATGCTCAAGGCGGGAACAAAGGGGTAGATATCGCTGGTTCTCGTGGTCAAGCTGTGCTTGCTGCTGCGCCAGGAAAAGTCGTTTACGCAGGTAATGCTTTGCGTGGATACGGAAATCTAATAATTATAAAACATAACGATGACTACTTAAGTGCTTATGCTCACAACGATACATTGCTTGTGCGTGATCAGCAGGACGTCACTGCGGGTCAAAAAATAGCCACTATGGGTAGTACTGGAACTAGTTCGGTTAGACTACACTTTGAAATTCGTTACAAGGGAAAATCAGTAAACCCGTTGCGCTATTTGCCGCAGCGATAA
- the rpoS gene encoding RNA polymerase sigma factor RpoS — MSQSSLKVNELYNDLDESNLNDTFDESQFKEEDLVTELDDEMDLLQNTSQRVLDATQIYLSEIGFSPLLTAEEEVFYARRALRGDIASRQRMIESNLRLVVKISRRYNNRGLALLDLIEEGNLGLIRAVEKFDPEKGFRFSTYATWWIRQTIERAIMNQTRTIRLPIHIVKELNIYLRTARELAQKLDHEPSPEEIAEQLDKPVEDVSRMLRLNERITSVDTPIAGDSEKSLLEVLSDDNDSGPENTIQDNDLKENIVKWLYELNPKQREVLARRFGLLGYEAETLEEVGREIGLTRERVRQIQVEGLKRLKDILHGEELTLESIFNM, encoded by the coding sequence ATGAGCCAAAGTTCGCTGAAAGTTAACGAGTTATACAATGACCTCGATGAAAGTAATTTAAATGACACTTTTGATGAGAGTCAGTTTAAAGAAGAGGATCTGGTTACTGAGCTAGATGACGAAATGGATTTACTCCAGAACACAAGTCAGCGTGTTCTGGATGCCACTCAAATTTATCTTAGTGAAATTGGGTTCTCACCACTCCTTACAGCAGAAGAAGAAGTTTTCTATGCAAGACGTGCATTGCGTGGTGATATCGCATCACGACAGCGTATGATAGAAAGCAACCTTCGTCTCGTTGTAAAAATATCACGCCGCTATAATAATCGAGGCCTTGCATTACTCGATTTGATAGAAGAAGGAAATCTTGGGCTAATTCGTGCCGTTGAAAAGTTTGATCCAGAAAAGGGGTTTCGCTTTTCAACATATGCAACGTGGTGGATCCGTCAAACGATCGAACGCGCTATCATGAATCAAACTCGAACTATTCGCCTTCCTATTCATATCGTTAAAGAACTCAATATTTACCTCCGTACTGCACGTGAATTAGCCCAGAAGTTGGACCATGAGCCAAGCCCTGAAGAGATCGCTGAGCAGCTAGATAAACCTGTCGAAGATGTCAGTAGGATGTTACGTTTAAATGAACGTATCACATCTGTTGATACGCCAATTGCAGGGGACTCAGAGAAATCTTTGCTTGAGGTATTGTCTGATGATAATGATTCAGGTCCAGAAAATACAATTCAAGATAATGACTTAAAAGAAAATATTGTTAAGTGGTTGTATGAATTGAACCCAAAACAAAGGGAGGTTTTAGCACGACGTTTTGGGCTTTTAGGCTATGAAGCGGAAACTCTAGAAGAAGTTGGCCGTGAAATAGGGTTAACAAGAGAACGTGTTCGCCAGATCCAAGTCGAAGGTTTAAAGCGATTGAAAGATATTTTACATGGAGAAGAGCTGACCTTAGAGTCGATATTTAATATGTAG